Genomic DNA from Choristoneura fumiferana chromosome 16, NRCan_CFum_1, whole genome shotgun sequence:
ACCAGCTTAAAGTATACTTaattgtttcatttattttcaaacacATGCCGTCACATCAGGAACATATAAAAGCCATAATTAAAAACCTACATCTTATTAATTGAATATGGTCAAAGAATTCCTTAAATTCTATCACATTTCACTCTTCGATTGTTCGTTACCACGCACGTAAAGTGAATTAATGAAGCTTAATAGTCCTTGGGAAGGTAGTCGGTAGCAAAAACTATAGCGGGTAAGCACGTTAATACTAGGCGGCTGGTAAGGAACGTAAGACGCAGTCGCTAGACTATCGAAAAGCAATTATTATACACGAGGTTAAATTTGCAAGAAGTGCTTTGGCTATCTTGTTTTATGCatgtactttttttatcgactggCTCGGAACGAGCCGTAACGCAgcacattttacaaaatttgtTATTGGAAATTGAAGCAGCTATACCAGGGTTTCTTAAAAATGGGGCCGCAGTTCTTCAGTGACATCAAAATTAACTGAGCTGCTACGAGTTAAACTGGTCTTGTAATATAAGACTTTATTTTTCCTTCTATAATATTCATTCGACGTTGGGATCACCCGGTTGGGATGAAGTTATTATGGCGTCAAGCCGCTGGTTTGTATTGGTCCGATTCAAATGTAATGATGAACTTTCACTAATAAAAGCGTGACATGATGGATGGCGTGTCTACTGTATATAACAATGTTAGTTAATCGAATGGCGTAAACTGTCGTTAAAACACGtttccgtggtggcctagctatcaaattggttgactgtatctagtatttttttaagatcaCTTCCATTGCCCCTAGCTTCGCGCATACATCATTGAGGAAATGCGCTAATTGTTTCCAGCCAATTGCACGCTAAGTACATGTGCACAGGTATGTGTGAGAACGCTTTATACTTGCCGCTCATTCACTTTGTACCGCCGATACGATGATAATTCGATCATAATTTTATCTATAAAATGCTTGAAGCTACAGTtgataaatagttttaaaactaGATGCTACCTATGCATTTATTTGCTGGCCCATACTGGCTTTTTTGCTCGCTTTGTTTTTTTGGACagattaatacaccttaaaaccgtaccatacaaatatcgagcaaccacagtgtagcgtagtcccgttttgttcgaaaaaaagggaggacaaaagtttccgaaagacaaaactgtgtcaaaacacagacatttattgccccgtaacgcataattgccataattaatttcaggttatgcaaaatattcaagaaattatttaattaataattatagattaaattaaagaaaataataataaaacttacctaagaaaccttaacttaatatatatgttactataaaaattataaaaagaacacagattaattgaaattccgggattttgcggAATTAACATGCGTGGGATTTCCTAAAAATTCCATAGTTAGAACAACAAATTTACACGTGTCTCTAGATTTTGCGGCTGAGATTTTTCGATTTTACATACTTATATCCTGGTCCTgagggaatatcgaaataaaaaacaacctCGCAGAAACGCATACAGTTTCCCATAGTACGATTTCGTACACTAGTAACACTAGTAGTAGTTTAGCTTATTGCACAAATGGGGGAGAGAGCTAAACTGGGAGTTTCTGTGCgcaatagaatccggaatacagaAGTTcatcgaagaactaaagtcagcGACCTAGTtcaagaatatgcaagttgaagtgacaacaggcgggccacatcgcttgaagaacaTATTATATTCGTTGGGGGAGACAGGTTTtcgagtggtgaccacgaattagaagacgaagcgttagcaggcctcccactagctggactgacgacatcgtgagagttgcgggcaactgcaagaggcgagttgtcgttcatggtGACGTTCTACTTAAAGTCAAGTCTtttttcaacagtggacgtcttctgactgatgatgatgattgtttgcATTTTATCCATGTGTCAATGCGTGTTATAAAGCCTAACAATTACTTAGTACCCATTTACTTTtttgtcggtaggcctccaccAAGATGGAGCggattatacgaggtttatgccattattgtttcttcctattcgcgattctgcacaaaataaattccacacagctgaatttgatcacatgcgtaatgcttcacagtcattatttctacgcagtcttgtttcttcctattcgcgattctggacaatatgaattccacacaactgaatttaatcacatacgtaatgattcacagtcattatttctacgcaatcttgtttcttcctattcgcgattctgcacaatatgaattccacacaacttaatttactcacatgcgttatacttcacgatactatctttatcttttattctatctattttctatgatatcttgtttcttcctagtcgcgtttataaataaaaaaaaaaaaacagactgcgTGAGTCGCTTTTCCCGCGGTAAAAATTATCATGGTCGCGAGCTTTAAGTTATGTGAACGGAACACCTTGAGACGAAGCTTCCCGAAGGCAGCAgcagcctaaataaaataataataataaacagggacgattgaaattaaaaaaaaaaaattttttttctccgCCCCAATtttgtccgggttcgattcccggttatgtatgagatttttaaaaaaaataattacagaatcgtgaagtataacgcatgtgattaaattcagttgtgtggaattcatattgtgcagaatcgcgaataggaagaaacaagattgcgtagaaataatgactgaatatcattacgtatgtgattaaattcagttgtgtggaattcatattgtgcagaatcgcgaataagaagaaacaagattgcgtagaaataatgactgtgaagcattacgcatgtgatcaaattcaggtgtgtggaattcatattgtgcagaatcgcgaataggaagaaacaataatggcataaacctcgtataatccgatggagcgacgacctggttaagatcgcgggatcgcgttggatgcggaaagcacaagaacGGTATGAGTAGAGAGCcttgaggcctatgtccagcagtgaacgtctttcggctgacatgatgacttAATTTCCgtcgtagtttttatttgatgttGACATTTATGAACCACAATAGCAGTTTGAGTTTTACACTGAAATATATAAGTTGGACAACAGATAGCTTGTGTATCAGTATCGGAAAGCGAAAAGCCCTCCGGTACACGTTGAATATGACGGATaccataatcataataaatatttcctTTAAGAATATTCTTCCTTATAAATCTGTTTGCGTATTCGTGTCCTCACTGAAAACAAGAGTGACGGGAAACGTCCACGACGGCGTCCCATGGGAAATCTTGACAAAAAGGTTCCTTGCGCAAACAATGGACGACCAGTCTGTTTAAACTTAAGGCGCGCGACAGACACGAGGCGACGAAAAGCGGCGATAACGTATTTTTTTCAACTgcagttaaaatattttgaatgctTTTTTTTACTGAGATTTAGAGACTCTTAAATCGTTAATAAGTTTAGTAGGTTCGGTAGTTCTGGAGATTACCCCTAcgtacaaatatacaaacaaaattcaagtttttataataatgatgataagtGGGGATTAGATTTCGCATTTTACTGACAATTATAATTCTTCTCTTCTGAATCGCTCCCTCATTGCTGAGGATCGTGACTCCGTTTCAGCTTGTCAACAGCAATTCTCCATCGGTTACGATCAGCTGCCTGGTGGAGTGCAGCGCTGATTGGTAGGTTGATCTGCTCTGAGATCTGATCAAACCACCGTCTTGGGCTCCGGCCTCTGGGTCTTTTACCCTCAACCTTCCCTGTGACCATCAGGCGTTCAATATTGCTAGCATctctgcgagcaatgtgtccAAAGCATCGCAATACTTGCTGCAGGCAGATGGTAGACAGACGCTGAGCACTCTCTATTTTTAGTTGCTCCAGGATCGATATGTTAGTGCGGTGGGCTGTCCATGGAATCCTTAACAGGCGGCGCCAGCACCACATTTCAAAAGCGTCTATTCTTTATCTATCGTAGTAGAATCTTGCTAGCATGCGACATTAGGGTTATTGTTCTATAATTGTTGCAGTTCGGCACGAGAAGCCGTGGACAACGGACGTGTCCACGCGAGCTAGTAGAGTGAATCCAGTGTAAATAGACCCCTGTGTTAAAGTTGCTTCCTTGTACCAAACGTGTCTTCTGTGCCTGGTTTTTATTTACTGTCGGACTCTCCTTGTCACTCCTACACATTAAGACTATAAGGTGCTCCCCTAGCGGGTTTTAGAGCGAGATAAATACACCTTGCATGGCTGCTACGAACTGCTACATTAAGCTACGCGTCGCGTAGCACATACGCGGAGCTCTACGAATGCAACTTCTTCTATCTCTTTTTTTCCATACTAATCTCTGCTGCCTTCGCCTTTGCTTGCATTAACACTATAAAATAATGTCGAAAAAATCAAGCGCCGCACGTTCTCCAAGCGGTGAAATGGACCGCTTTAAGGACGAAATAAAGGAAATCCTAACTACTTGGAAAAGTGAGCAAGACAAATATTTAAAGCAAGTCCTTAAGGAACAAAATGTGCTAATGTGCAAGTTATCTGCTGACATCTCCGAACTCAAAGCACAAAATATGTCGATTCAAAAGACAAATCTTGAAATCGAAAAGTCCGTCGCATTCATAAACCAGCAGTACGAGGAAATCAAGAGGCAAATTGATACACTCCATCGGGAAAGGAAGGAATATCTATTCACTATTGAGGAACTTGAGAAAAAAGTGCTAGATTTACAGCTGAGCTCGCGCTGCTCCTCAGTAGAGATACGCAATGTACCGGCCACTGAAAACGAATCCGCGGCCGACCTAACCCAAATAGTGTCGAGCCTTGGCAAAGTACTATCGACATCCACGAATGGAATACGTGACATTTACCGCGTCCCAGGCAAACCCGACACCATCAAACCAATTGTGGTAGAGTTCAACTCGgttgatgttaaaaataaagtaatcacCGCAGCGAAAACCTACAATAAGGGCCGGTCTAAGGACGACCGTCTCAACACTTCTCACATCGGGCTCAGTAAAGTTCGCCAACCCATCTACGTCGCAGAACATCTTCCTAGCTCAATCAAGAAATTATTTTTCCTGGCCCGAGAATTTTCAAACCGAAATAATTTCAGGTTTTGTTGGTCGAGTAACGGTAAAGTCTTCCTTCGTAAAGAGCAAGGAGCCAAATACATTGTAGTCAAATCGGAGCAGACACTGCGCGATCTTCAAAAGGAAATGTGACTATCCTGTGCTTTTATTATGTTTCTAGTGcctttattatttatagtgTCTATTCATCTGTTATTCGTATCCGTTTATAATTTTTGTCTAATAACTTCTGTTAATGTCAAAGTTACACGTATAATTCtcacacaaacaaacatacatacatccaAACATAAACACGCAATCAAACACACAaccaaacacacacaaaccaaaCACATCCaaatatacacatacacaaatacacacaTCCAAATATCTAGCCAGCTCTTGAAGGTGTTGCTGATACTCGGACATACTCCCATTGTGGGTTGGAGGCATTGTGGTCTCAGTTTAAAACTCATAATCTTACTACAAAACCGTATTgctaaattacatttcaaaaatGACCTCTTTAATTGATATTAATTCTGAATTGGATTCCCTTAATGCTTGCAACTCTATAaatgtaaccagagctgcagaaCTATGTTAGGGACTTCACAAAATAATGGATTAACCATACTCCAGCTTAATATTcgctctataaataaaaatttcgaCCAATTTAGAATTCTTCTCCTAGAGATGAAAGTTTCTTGCGACGTTCTAGTTTTGACCGAATGCTGGCTTCAAAATCATGTGAACTTGCCCCTTTTGGATGGTTATATTTCCTACTCCACTTCAAATCACTCCAATCAAAACGCTGGTGTAGCAATTTACGTAAAATCCTCTCTAACACATACAATTTCAGAACCTCATCTTAAATATGCTGACAGCTTGATATGTATCA
This window encodes:
- the LOC141436581 gene encoding uncharacterized protein, with product MSKKSSAARSPSGEMDRFKDEIKEILTTWKSEQDKYLKQVLKEQNVLMCKLSADISELKAQNMSIQKTNLEIEKSVAFINQQYEEIKRQIDTLHRERKEYLFTIEELEKKVLDLQLSSRCSSVEIRNVPATENESAADLTQIVSSLGKVLSTSTNGIRDIYRVPGKPDTIKPIVVEFNSVDVKNKVITAAKTYNKGRSKDDRLNTSHIGLSKVRQPIYVAEHLPSSIKKLFFLAREFSNRNNFRFCWSSNGKVFLRKEQGAKYIVVKSEQTLRDLQKEM